The proteins below are encoded in one region of Ephemeroptericola cinctiostellae:
- a CDS encoding carbohydrate ABC transporter permease, with translation MSNKLGYRIGFWLLVAVIVIFSVFPFYYAIITSFRTGAALYDSSMVFDSFKWDNYRDLFANPDQSFIKPLLNSIMVATLVVVVSLFVSVTSAYALGRVNFKGRGFLLMVVLAVSMFPQVAVLSGMFEMMRAFGLYGKTLGLILPYMIFTLPFTVWVLTTFMRDLPKELEEAAIMDGCTPWRIIKDVFMPLMWPALVSTGLLAFIAAWNEFMFALTFVNSNDSRTVPVAISLLSGASEHELPWGKIMAASVIVTLPLIAMVLAFQRKIVSGLTAGAVKG, from the coding sequence ATGTCTAATAAATTGGGATATCGAATCGGCTTTTGGTTGCTGGTTGCGGTGATTGTGATTTTTTCTGTGTTCCCGTTTTACTATGCGATCATCACGTCGTTCCGTACGGGTGCTGCTTTGTATGATTCATCAATGGTATTTGACAGCTTCAAGTGGGACAACTATCGCGATTTGTTTGCCAATCCTGATCAGTCATTCATTAAGCCGTTGCTGAACTCGATCATGGTCGCAACATTGGTTGTTGTTGTGTCGTTGTTTGTGAGCGTGACCTCTGCTTACGCTCTAGGGCGTGTGAATTTTAAAGGTCGCGGCTTCTTGTTGATGGTGGTGTTGGCGGTTTCCATGTTCCCGCAAGTGGCGGTGTTGTCGGGGATGTTTGAAATGATGCGAGCCTTTGGTTTGTACGGCAAAACGTTGGGTTTGATTCTGCCTTACATGATTTTCACTTTACCGTTCACTGTGTGGGTGTTGACCACGTTCATGCGTGATTTGCCAAAAGAGCTTGAAGAAGCTGCGATTATGGATGGTTGCACACCATGGCGCATCATCAAAGACGTGTTCATGCCGTTGATGTGGCCTGCTTTAGTTTCCACAGGTTTGCTTGCTTTCATTGCTGCTTGGAATGAGTTCATGTTTGCGTTAACTTTTGTGAACAGCAATGATTCACGTACTGTGCCTGTGGCGATCTCTTTATTGAGTGGTGCCAGCGAACATGAATTGCCTTGGGGCAAAATCATGGCGGCATCGGTCATTGTGACTTTGCCATTGATTGCCATGGTATTGGCATTCCAACGCAAGATTGTTTCTGGTTTGACGGCAGGTGCAGTTAAAGGTTAA
- a CDS encoding ABC transporter substrate-binding protein, whose translation MKTNQFMKHWVAGISAALLLAACGGEKPKDAPKAADAGAAAAPAAAGGVEVTISCGSVGQDHDVCQKNVAEWEKKTGNKVKLYSDPKDSSEKLALFRQQFGAGASDVDVLMVDVVWPGILKDHLLDLKEATKGSEKDFFPAIVANNTIDGKLLAMPWFTDAGLLYYRKDLLEKYKEKVPTTWDELTATAKKIQDGERAAGNKDMQGYVFQAKASETLTCDALEWVASYNGGTIVDSTGKVTINNPGAAKALDTAAGWVGTIAPKGVLNYAEEEARGVFQNGNSVFMRNWPYAWSGAQSADSKIKDKVGVSPLPKGGADGRNAATLGGWQLAVSKYSKHPKEATDLVMFLTSKEVQKQRAIDGAYNPTIPALYQDKDILAKNPFFGDLMKVFESSVARLSTPTGAKYNEVSNAFWNASSSVLSGKAKGAEAVAKLEEDLNKISRGGKW comes from the coding sequence ATGAAGACAAATCAGTTTATGAAGCATTGGGTTGCTGGCATTTCTGCGGCATTGTTGTTGGCGGCTTGTGGCGGTGAAAAACCAAAGGACGCACCAAAAGCAGCGGATGCAGGCGCAGCAGCGGCACCTGCAGCAGCGGGTGGCGTTGAAGTGACCATTTCTTGTGGCTCTGTTGGACAAGACCATGATGTGTGTCAAAAAAATGTGGCTGAGTGGGAAAAGAAAACAGGCAATAAAGTGAAACTTTATTCCGATCCAAAAGATTCGTCTGAAAAATTAGCGTTATTCCGTCAGCAGTTTGGTGCGGGTGCGTCGGACGTTGATGTCTTGATGGTTGACGTGGTGTGGCCGGGCATTTTGAAAGACCATTTGTTGGATTTGAAAGAAGCCACAAAAGGTTCTGAAAAAGATTTCTTCCCAGCCATCGTTGCGAACAACACAATTGACGGTAAATTGTTGGCGATGCCTTGGTTCACTGATGCTGGTTTATTGTACTATCGCAAAGACTTGCTGGAAAAATACAAAGAAAAAGTACCCACAACATGGGATGAGTTGACTGCAACGGCGAAAAAAATCCAAGATGGTGAGCGTGCTGCGGGCAATAAAGACATGCAGGGTTATGTATTTCAAGCCAAAGCTTCAGAAACTTTGACATGTGATGCGTTGGAGTGGGTGGCGTCATACAATGGCGGTACCATTGTTGATAGCACGGGTAAAGTGACCATTAATAATCCAGGTGCAGCCAAGGCCTTGGATACTGCGGCAGGATGGGTGGGCACGATTGCACCAAAAGGCGTGTTGAACTACGCTGAAGAAGAGGCGCGCGGCGTGTTCCAAAACGGTAACTCAGTGTTTATGCGCAACTGGCCTTATGCTTGGTCTGGCGCTCAGTCTGCTGATTCTAAAATTAAAGACAAAGTGGGTGTGTCTCCATTGCCTAAAGGTGGTGCAGATGGTCGCAATGCGGCGACTTTGGGCGGCTGGCAGTTGGCGGTGTCTAAATATTCTAAACATCCAAAAGAAGCCACTGATTTGGTGATGTTCTTGACCAGCAAAGAGGTTCAAAAACAACGCGCGATTGATGGTGCTTACAACCCAACCATCCCTGCTTTGTATCAAGACAAGGACATTCTTGCTAAAAATCCGTTCTTTGGCGATTTGATGAAAGTGTTTGAATCTTCTGTGGCTCGTCTTTCCACACCAACAGGTGCGAAGTACAATGAAGTGTCAAATGCATTCTGGAATGCTTCAAGTTCTGTGTTGTCAGGCAAAGCCAAAGGTGCTGAGGCTGTGGCAAAACTCGAAGAAGACTTGAATAAAATCAGCCGTGGTGGTAAGTGGTAA
- a CDS encoding carbohydrate ABC transporter permease — protein MSQAQQSALTRQRVRSAWTFLAPMLVILFCVAGWPLMRTIWFSFTDATIDTMRSGNKFIGLENYFGEYGLFATGKALIQDKWGSAISNTLIFSLISVTLETILGTIVALVLNAEFKGRAIVRAAVLVPWAIPTIVSAKMWGWMMNDQFGVLNHILGYIGVAPQAWVADPHLALFSVVLVDVWKTTAFMALLILAALQMLPKDCYEAAEVDGIHPVKVFFKVTLPLIKPALMVAVIFRLLDALRVFDLIYVLTSNSEETITMSGYVRQEMIDNANVGFGSAAATVLFLIIGACTIAYMKFSKLKVD, from the coding sequence ATGAGTCAGGCTCAACAAAGCGCATTAACCCGTCAGCGGGTGCGCAGTGCATGGACATTTTTAGCGCCTATGCTTGTCATTTTATTCTGTGTGGCGGGTTGGCCGTTGATGCGAACCATTTGGTTCAGCTTCACCGATGCAACCATTGACACCATGAGAAGTGGTAATAAATTTATTGGGTTAGAGAATTATTTTGGTGAGTATGGCTTGTTTGCCACGGGCAAAGCTTTGATTCAGGATAAATGGGGTTCAGCCATTTCCAATACATTGATTTTCTCACTGATTTCTGTGACCCTTGAAACGATTCTTGGAACGATTGTGGCGTTGGTTCTCAATGCTGAATTTAAAGGTCGGGCGATTGTTCGTGCTGCGGTGTTGGTGCCTTGGGCGATTCCAACCATCGTTTCTGCAAAAATGTGGGGCTGGATGATGAATGACCAATTTGGTGTGCTCAATCACATCTTGGGTTACATTGGTGTGGCACCTCAAGCGTGGGTGGCGGATCCGCATTTGGCTTTATTTTCAGTTGTGTTGGTGGATGTGTGGAAAACCACGGCATTTATGGCTTTGTTGATTTTAGCCGCCTTGCAAATGTTACCTAAAGATTGCTATGAGGCCGCTGAAGTGGATGGCATTCATCCTGTTAAAGTGTTTTTCAAGGTCACTTTGCCTTTGATTAAACCTGCGCTGATGGTGGCTGTGATTTTCCGTTTGTTGGATGCTTTGCGGGTGTTTGATTTGATTTATGTGTTGACTTCGAACAGTGAAGAAACCATCACCATGTCGGGTTATGTGCGTCAAGAAATGATTGACAACGCCAATGTGGGCTTTGGTTCCGCGGCTGCAACTGTGTTGTTCTTGATCATTGGTGCATGCACAATCGCATATATGAAATTCAGTAAATTAAAAGTGGATTGA
- a CDS encoding ABC transporter ATP-binding protein, whose product MAELLFTGVHKRYGDNPYTIRDVNLHIKDGEFCVFVGPSGCGKSTLLRMVAGLEDITSGELQIGGKRVNEAAPSERGVSMVFQSYALYPHMTVRENMGFGLKVAKTEESTVDKKVSHAAKILQLDHLLERLPKELSGGQRQRVAIGRAIVREPGVFLFDEPLSNLDAALRVKTRIEIARLHKDIGHASMIYVTHDQVEAMTLADKIVLLNAGEPVQRDGSIAQCGAPLELYHFPVNKFVAGFIGSPKMNFVDGVLESAEPDGAVVKIGHKLIKARINAVGMPAGSKLEIGIRPEHTAMVQGDGDNVIQGTVEFIEKLGESSYLYVRVPNAEETMTVRQLGDTDHVIGDQISVYLAPDSLHAFKDDGRACARTIRVDSVKDDLFVAGVAGSVLTSHINP is encoded by the coding sequence ATGGCTGAACTACTTTTTACAGGCGTACATAAACGCTACGGGGACAATCCTTATACCATTCGTGATGTGAATCTACACATCAAAGATGGAGAATTTTGTGTGTTCGTCGGTCCATCTGGTTGTGGTAAGTCAACCCTCTTGCGTATGGTTGCGGGCTTAGAGGACATCACCAGTGGTGAGCTTCAAATTGGCGGTAAACGCGTGAATGAAGCAGCACCCTCTGAACGCGGCGTGTCGATGGTGTTCCAGAGCTATGCTCTGTATCCACACATGACGGTGCGTGAAAACATGGGTTTTGGTTTGAAAGTGGCAAAAACGGAAGAAAGCACTGTTGATAAAAAAGTGAGCCATGCCGCTAAAATTTTACAGCTGGATCATTTGCTTGAGCGTTTGCCGAAAGAGTTGTCAGGTGGTCAGCGTCAACGTGTGGCGATTGGTCGTGCGATTGTTCGTGAGCCCGGCGTGTTTTTGTTTGACGAACCCTTGTCAAACTTGGATGCGGCATTGCGTGTGAAAACCCGCATTGAAATCGCCCGTTTGCACAAAGACATTGGTCACGCCAGCATGATTTATGTGACCCATGATCAAGTAGAAGCGATGACTTTGGCGGATAAAATTGTTTTGCTTAATGCGGGTGAACCTGTTCAACGCGATGGCTCAATTGCACAGTGTGGTGCACCACTTGAGTTGTATCACTTTCCCGTGAATAAATTTGTGGCGGGCTTTATTGGCTCACCTAAAATGAACTTTGTCGATGGTGTGCTTGAAAGTGCTGAACCTGATGGGGCCGTGGTTAAAATCGGTCACAAATTGATCAAAGCGCGCATCAATGCTGTGGGCATGCCTGCTGGCAGCAAATTAGAAATCGGCATTCGTCCAGAACACACGGCCATGGTGCAAGGTGATGGCGATAATGTGATTCAAGGGACTGTTGAGTTTATTGAAAAACTGGGTGAATCATCTTACTTGTATGTTCGCGTGCCCAATGCAGAAGAAACCATGACGGTTCGCCAATTGGGCGATACGGATCATGTGATTGGTGATCAAATTTCAGTATACCTCGCTCCAGACAGCTTGCATGCCTTTAAAGACGATGGCCGTGCATGTGCTCGCACCATTCGAGTGGATTCTGTGAAAGATGATTTGTTTGTTGCTGGCGTTGCTGGTAGTGTGTTGACCAGTCACATTAACCCATAA
- a CDS encoding phasin family protein, with translation MTVKPEDFAAAQKASVETFFAITNKAFESIVQLTNLNIATAKEALEQAAALSEKALTAKDAQGFIAVANGSTQPAAEKALAYSKKVYEISTTAQAELNKFVETQVAQNNKQVAQWIDDASKNAPQGSEAALSFVKSAVANANSAYDSLSKAAKQAVEIAETNVNNAVKATAAKTK, from the coding sequence ATGACTGTAAAACCTGAAGATTTTGCTGCTGCGCAAAAAGCATCTGTTGAAACTTTTTTTGCCATCACAAACAAAGCTTTTGAATCTATCGTTCAATTGACAAACTTAAACATCGCGACTGCAAAAGAAGCTTTGGAACAAGCTGCTGCATTGTCAGAAAAAGCTTTAACAGCTAAAGACGCACAAGGCTTCATCGCTGTTGCTAACGGCTCAACTCAACCTGCTGCCGAAAAAGCATTGGCTTACAGCAAAAAAGTATATGAAATCAGCACAACAGCTCAAGCAGAATTGAATAAATTCGTTGAAACTCAAGTGGCTCAAAACAACAAGCAAGTGGCTCAATGGATTGACGATGCGTCTAAAAACGCACCTCAAGGTTCTGAAGCTGCTTTGTCATTCGTTAAATCAGCTGTTGCAAACGCAAACTCTGCGTATGACTCTTTGTCAAAAGCCGCTAAACAAGCCGTTGAAATCGCAGAAACAAACGTGAACAACGCAGTAAAAGCGACTGCTGCTAAAACCAAGTAA
- a CDS encoding alpha-glucosidase family protein translates to MTTFLQHPANQSDPDWWRGAVIYQIYPRSYQDSNDDGIGDLQGIISRLPYIADLGVDAIWLSPFFKSPMKDFGYDVSDYCDVDPMFGTLDDFKMLLKKAHGLGLRVVIDQVMSHTADVHPWFIESRADKVNPKADWYVWADAKDDGTPPTNWMSIFGGSAWQWDTRREQYYMHNFLTSQPDLNFHNEEVQLALLEAAQFWLDLGVDGFRLDTANFYVHDQLLRNNPPNGRPKEADGSAPSSNPYAWQKHVYDKSQPENIVFVQRLRQFLNRYPGIMTVGELGDDDSIGIMVAYTEGGDKLNMTYTFKLLGEMHKGVWVRNAIEEYELRAKEGCWPSWPLSNHDVMRLATRWEADDAALRTYAAMQLCVRGSPCVYQGDELGLPEAELTFEQLQDPYGITMWPAFKGRDGCRTPMPWAKNELNAGFSRAEKTWLPVAETHFDLAVDQQSHANSLLSHYQNCLHQRKQLPVLLKGTMQVLPAQDDIFAFVRAFEGKRLLCVFNLAATPTTYRLPNDAVIQAFADFPQTELAAGIGQKDLVLSAWQTVVAWIE, encoded by the coding sequence ATGACAACATTTTTGCAACATCCAGCCAATCAAAGTGATCCTGACTGGTGGCGTGGTGCGGTGATTTATCAGATTTATCCGCGCAGCTATCAGGACTCAAATGATGATGGCATTGGGGATTTGCAAGGCATTATTTCTCGTTTGCCGTACATTGCTGATTTGGGTGTGGATGCCATTTGGTTGTCACCTTTTTTCAAGTCGCCAATGAAAGATTTTGGCTACGATGTGTCGGATTATTGTGATGTTGATCCCATGTTTGGCACGTTGGATGATTTTAAAATGTTGCTTAAAAAGGCGCATGGCTTGGGCTTGCGTGTGGTGATTGATCAAGTGATGAGCCATACGGCCGATGTGCATCCGTGGTTTATTGAAAGCCGTGCGGATAAAGTCAATCCGAAAGCCGATTGGTATGTGTGGGCGGATGCCAAGGATGATGGCACACCGCCGACCAATTGGATGTCGATTTTTGGTGGGTCTGCGTGGCAATGGGATACACGGCGTGAGCAGTATTACATGCATAATTTTTTAACCAGCCAGCCTGATTTGAACTTTCACAATGAAGAGGTTCAATTGGCATTGCTGGAAGCCGCTCAGTTTTGGTTGGATTTGGGGGTGGATGGTTTCCGTTTGGATACGGCCAACTTTTATGTGCATGATCAATTGTTGCGCAATAACCCACCAAATGGCCGTCCGAAAGAGGCCGATGGCAGTGCGCCTTCATCCAATCCGTATGCATGGCAAAAGCATGTGTATGACAAATCTCAACCTGAGAACATTGTTTTTGTTCAACGTTTGCGCCAGTTTCTCAATCGCTATCCAGGCATCATGACGGTGGGTGAATTGGGTGATGATGACTCAATTGGCATCATGGTGGCTTACACTGAGGGCGGTGATAAGCTGAACATGACGTATACGTTCAAGTTGCTGGGGGAGATGCACAAAGGGGTTTGGGTTCGCAATGCAATTGAAGAGTATGAGTTGCGTGCGAAAGAAGGTTGTTGGCCATCGTGGCCCTTGTCGAATCATGATGTGATGCGTTTAGCAACACGTTGGGAGGCCGATGATGCGGCTTTGCGCACCTATGCCGCAATGCAGTTGTGTGTGCGTGGCAGCCCATGTGTGTATCAAGGCGATGAGCTGGGTTTGCCCGAAGCTGAATTGACTTTTGAACAATTACAAGATCCATATGGCATCACCATGTGGCCTGCATTTAAAGGGCGAGATGGCTGTCGCACCCCCATGCCGTGGGCTAAAAATGAGCTTAATGCGGGTTTTAGCCGTGCAGAAAAAACATGGTTGCCTGTGGCTGAAACGCATTTTGATTTGGCGGTTGACCAACAAAGCCATGCAAATAGCTTATTGAGTCACTATCAAAACTGTTTGCATCAACGCAAGCAATTGCCTGTTTTATTAAAAGGCACCATGCAGGTTTTACCTGCACAGGATGACATTTTTGCATTTGTACGGGCTTTTGAAGGCAAACGGTTGTTGTGTGTGTTTAATTTGGCGGCAACGCCAACGACGTATCGCTTACCAAACGATGCCGTCATTCAAGCATTCGCGGATTTTCCGCAAACAGAGTTGGCAGCGGGCATTGGACAAAAGGACTTGGTCTTGAGCGCGTGGCAAACCGTGGTGGCGTGGATTGAATAG